The genomic region GTGAATACTGTAGCACACATTGTACACCCTTAAATTCattactgttaaaattaaagtaGTCCTGTTGTGCATCATCTTAGACCAAAGTTTGATTTTGAATGTTTGGTTTTGACCTGAAGTTTGTGGTTTGTGCAAGTTGGTGTAAAGTTTTGAAATCGTATTTAtagttgtgaaaaaaaatggtgtctgaaTTGTTTGTTAGCaactgagaaaaactgtaatggaACGGCTAAGGAAGCGATGATATGACTAgtgtttttttaggttttttttgcaaatgtgaatgcaaaaaaatcctATTTTCTGTAGTCTACCATTCAGTACTATAAAAGATATACCTATCTGTGACTGCAGTTTCTAGAActccagaaatgtgaaaaaagggACTTCTGTCACATGCTGGGATACACGTGTCAACGTGTGAAACATATGAAGTAGATATAAGTGGATTTGAACCAGTCCTCagagaaaacatattttgatttaaatgaacatagtttgtaaatctttaatttttaaagatttacaaaaaaaatctgcactCTCATACAGGAACACAAAAATGAAGTCTTTGAGCTAAAACAGTATCAGTTTCACTGCTTTGTGCTTCATAactaaaatactgtttaaaagtatttgaaaGGCCATTAAATTCTAATGTGGCAACTTACAACACACCGTGATGAGTAAGACCATGTGTCCACAAAGAGTCAATGTATTTTTCCCTAAtgttgaatatataataaaaacttttctttaatgGGTATGACTATGTCAAGGTATATGcatacagaaagagaaaataatataaataagaatatgatgtaaaaatggtaaaaactaGGAcaatcattatattaaatacaggTGTTACTTTGCCTTTTGACGGAGATATGCATGAAGCAACTAGGAAAAATGTACCCCATGTCTTGTGAATTATGGTGATAGTGCTGTTGCCCTTAGTTCCAGCtagtttaacattaaatatcttTATGCAGAGACATGAATTAATTGCTTTCACTTTTGCGTCAGCTGGCACATGTTATATTACGCACACAGGTTTTATTAAGCTAGACTGTTATGAAAGATGTAAATGGTTACTGAACAATTATCTTTTAACTATGTGATGACGAAGAAACAAGTGTCACTGTTACATAACTACACGCAAAACAAATCGTCTTAATAATGTATAACCAGTGTGTCGgtgaaagatttatttttaacagtcttACGCTAGCTTAAAAAAAggtaacaaaaaaagaactacAACTCCCATAAGCAGGCGGATGTTACCCATGAGCATTTGCTGCCGCCTTGCCGCACTTTCCGGTGTCCTTACCTCTTCCTGTTCATTATACACACTCGATTCGAGAGGGTCAAGATGTCTGGACTTCTGCGGGGAATCGCTCGTGTCCGGGCCGCTCCGGTTCTGCGGGGATCAGCCATCACCCAGCGAGCCAACATCGCCACTCGCCCAGCCAAGGATAAGTTTGGGCCCGTTGTGAGTATCTTGTAGGGCTTCCTCTGCAGCTCGCGAGGGGCAGGCCACGGTCTCCTTGGCATTCACCTTTAGACTCAGTGATGATtggaaacacacatacagttatAAAATCCGATTTAGTTGGTGTCGATTACGAATAGATCATGCCTGCACTTTCGCATTCGTTTTGAACTGATGTGGTTTAGGAAACGGTGCCTACAACCTCGGCCGATCGCGGTTATTAATAGAAAGTGGTGGTGTTGACAACAGGCCATAGATTGTGAACTGAATCTTCATTGTTacgtttttttccttttaaaaatatgtaaaattaataaaaagtgatgTAATACTCCTTTTAAGGTCATCGTAGATAAGCTTCCGCTAAGATAGTCCCTTGTTTATAAGGAAGAAACAACTGGGCCCGTATTCATAAAGTTACtcctagtttaaaaaaaatgcaagaaaattcttagtaatgtgtgtgtttcttctttAGACTTCTTAAGAAGTCATTTGAGGTCTTAAGGTACAAAAATAAGAGTACGGTTGAGGACTTTTAAGAggctttaaagggttagttaacGTCAGAATGAA from Puntigrus tetrazona isolate hp1 chromosome 21, ASM1883169v1, whole genome shotgun sequence harbors:
- the LOC122326092 gene encoding cytochrome c oxidase subunit 8A, mitochondrial — its product is MSGLLRGIARVRAAPVLRGSAITQRANIATRPAKDKFGPVETAIGLTVFSLTILGPSGYILANLESYKKKEADE